In Oryzihumus leptocrescens, the following are encoded in one genomic region:
- a CDS encoding PLD nuclease N-terminal domain-containing protein, giving the protein MTRVLLPLLGLALTIYAVIDCIQTDQEAQRNLPKLAWVVLILLFPPIGAIAWFVAGRPRRGYGDRGRGPGRPGTPLGPDDDPDFLRNL; this is encoded by the coding sequence ATGACGCGCGTGCTGTTGCCGCTGCTGGGTCTCGCGCTGACGATCTACGCCGTCATCGACTGCATCCAGACCGACCAGGAGGCCCAGCGCAACCTGCCCAAGCTGGCCTGGGTCGTGCTGATCCTGCTCTTCCCGCCGATCGGGGCGATCGCGTGGTTCGTCGCCGGCCGCCCGCGCCGGGGCTACGGCGACCGCGGTCGCGGCCCGGGTCGCCCCGGCACCCCGCTCGGCCCTGACGACGACCCCGACTTCCTGCGCAACCTGTAG
- a CDS encoding DUF4229 domain-containing protein: MARYTVLRLLMFLGFICLGYLIGLREIWLVVVAALGSMAVSFFVLAGPREEFSRKVAARVEQRQARASERRSDEQVEDDEDGGAAHA, from the coding sequence ATGGCCCGTTACACCGTCCTGCGCCTGCTGATGTTCCTGGGCTTCATCTGCCTGGGCTACCTCATCGGGCTGCGTGAGATCTGGCTCGTCGTCGTGGCCGCGCTCGGCTCGATGGCCGTGTCCTTCTTCGTCCTCGCCGGCCCGCGCGAGGAGTTCAGCCGCAAGGTCGCCGCGCGGGTCGAGCAGCGCCAGGCGCGCGCCTCGGAGCGCCGCAGCGACGAGCAGGTCGAGGACGACGAGGACGGCGGCGCCGCGCACGCCTGA
- a CDS encoding 1,4-dihydroxy-2-naphthoate polyprenyltransferase — MATLSQWVEGARPKTLPAAVAPVLVGSGAAAALDRFNAADAVLALLVSLALQVGVNYANDYSDGIRGTDAERVGPVRLVGQRLATPGNVKLAAMASFAAAALFGLALVALSEAWVLLWVGAAAIVAAWYYTGGKRPYGYAGLGEVFVFVFFGLVAVLGTTYTQAHQLSAAAWAGAVGVGAIAAAILVANNLRDIPGDTVAGKRTLAVRLGDRRTRLLYVVLLVIALVAVGWAAVSGWTALLALASFALAVPLLRRVWGGAQGRDLIPVLAGTGRFELVYAALLALGLTLS; from the coding sequence ATGGCCACGTTGTCCCAGTGGGTCGAGGGCGCACGCCCCAAGACCCTGCCCGCCGCCGTCGCGCCCGTCCTCGTCGGCAGCGGTGCCGCCGCCGCCCTCGATCGCTTCAACGCCGCCGACGCGGTGCTCGCGCTGCTGGTCTCGCTGGCGCTGCAGGTGGGCGTCAACTACGCCAACGACTACTCCGACGGCATCCGCGGCACCGACGCCGAGCGGGTCGGGCCGGTGCGGCTGGTCGGGCAGCGGCTGGCCACGCCGGGCAACGTCAAGCTCGCGGCGATGGCCTCCTTCGCCGCGGCCGCCCTGTTCGGCCTGGCCCTGGTCGCGCTGAGCGAGGCGTGGGTGCTGCTGTGGGTCGGCGCCGCCGCGATCGTGGCCGCCTGGTACTACACCGGCGGCAAGCGCCCCTACGGCTACGCCGGCCTGGGCGAGGTGTTCGTCTTCGTCTTCTTCGGGCTGGTCGCCGTCCTCGGCACGACCTACACCCAGGCGCACCAGCTGTCCGCCGCAGCCTGGGCCGGCGCGGTGGGCGTCGGCGCGATCGCCGCGGCGATCCTGGTCGCCAACAACCTGCGCGACATCCCGGGCGACACCGTCGCCGGCAAGCGCACCCTCGCCGTGCGGCTCGGCGACCGCCGCACCCGCCTGCTCTACGTCGTGCTCCTCGTCATCGCGCTGGTCGCGGTCGGCTGGGCCGCGGTCTCCGGCTGGACCGCGCTGCTGGCGCTGGCCTCCTTCGCCCTCGCCGTGCCGCTGCTGCGCCGGGTGTGGGGCGGCGCCCAGGGTCGCGACCTCATCCCGGTGCTGGCCGGCACCGGCCGGTTCGAGCTGGTCTACGCCGCGCTGCTCGCGCTGGGACTGACGCTGTCCTGA